In one Acomys russatus chromosome X, mAcoRus1.1, whole genome shotgun sequence genomic region, the following are encoded:
- the Rgn gene encoding regucalcin: MSSIKIECILREHCRCGESPIWEEAANSLMFVDIPAKKLCRWDSVSKQVHRMTVDAPVSSVALRQSGGYVATIGTKFCALNWEDQSVFVLAMVDKDKKNNRFNDGKVDPAGRYFAGTMAEEIAPAVLERHQGSLYSLFPDHNVKKYFDQVDISNGLDWSLDHKIFYYIDSLSYSVDAFDYDLQTGEISNRRAVYKMEKDEQIPDGMCIDAEGKLWVACYNGGRVIRVDPETGKRLQTVKLPVDRTTSCCFGGKDYSEMYVTCARDGVDAEGLLRQPDAGGIFKITGLGVKGIAPYSYAG; this comes from the exons atgtcttccaTCAAGATTGAATGTATTTTACGGGAGCACTGCAGGTGTGGGGAGTCTCCCATTTGGGAAGAAGCAGCCAACTCTCTGATGTTTGTAGACATCCCAGCAAAGAAGCTTTGTCGATGGGATTCAGTCAGCAAGCAAGTGCACCGAATGACTGTGG ATGCCCCCGTCAGTTCAGTGGCACTTCGACAGTCGGGAGGCTATGTTGCCACCATTGGAACCAAGTTCTGTGCTTTGAACTGGGAAGATCAATCAGTGTTTGTCCTAGCCATGGTGGataaagataagaaaaacaaTCGATTCAATGACGGGAAGGTGGATCCTGCTGGGAGATACTTTGCTG GTACCATGGCTGAGGAAATAGCCCCAGCGGTTCTTGAGCGGCACCAAGGGTCCTTGTACTCCCTCTTTCCTGATCACAATGTGAAGAAATACTTTGACCAAGTGGACATCTCCAACGGTTTGGATTGGTCCCTGGACCATAAAATTTTCTACTACATTGACAGCCTGTCCTACTCTGTGGACGCCTTTGACTATGACCTGCAAACAGGAGAGATTT CCAACCGCAGAGCTGTTTACAAGATGGAGAAAGATGAACAAATCCCAGATGGAATGTGCATTGATGCAGAGGGAAAGCTTTGGGTGGCCTGTTACAACGGAGGAAGAGTAATTCGAGTAGATCCTGAGACAG GGAAAAGGCTCCAAACTGTGAAGCTGCCCGTTGACAGAACAACTTCATGCTGCTTCGGAGGGAAGGATTACTCAGAAATGTACGTGACCTGTGCCAGGGACGGGGTGGACGCCGAAGGCCTTTTGAGGCAGCCTGATGCCGGTGGTATTTTCAAG ATAACTGGTCTTGGGGTCAAAGGAATTGCCCCATATTCCTATGCAGGGTGA